The Polypterus senegalus isolate Bchr_013 chromosome 1, ASM1683550v1, whole genome shotgun sequence genome includes a window with the following:
- the LOC120524815 gene encoding uncharacterized protein LOC120524815 isoform X2 — protein sequence MFLVVQFLDEEKAVSVIPQSWYSDGTTFWPNYKSDQRLNKAVRYAEEPGPDWTKHDVRVLKSYGDYMSAWQGMKKSLTCQTSELDSDDQEDIGRVKRAPKPIHYYGDTDYESEHEDLANKTKVPLTRFSKPQQSTGPCMFSPHSAPQVPSPPLPSVPPCRSPPHSLPQVPPPYQSLSLSENTSQQISTSLPKMKNTSELFKLLTELVNVEQNQYLVLLQIFISLHCSNM from the exons AAGCTGTGTCTGTTATACCACAGTCTTGGTACAGTGATGGCACAACCTTTTGGCCAAATTATAAGAGCGATCAAAGACTCAACAAAGCAGTAAGATATGCTGAGGAACCAGGCCCTGACTGGACCAAGCATGACGTTAGAGTACTAAAGTCCTACG gAGACtacatgtctgcatggcaagggATGAAGAAGTCTTTGACGTGTCAAACTTCAGAATTGGATTCAGATGATCAGGAGGATATAGGCAGGGTGAAAAGAGCACCTAAACCAAT CCACTACTATGGTGACACTGACTATGAAAGTGAACATGAAGACTTGGCTAATAAAACAAAAGTTCCCTTGACAAGATTTTCAAAACCTCAACAGTCAACTGgaccttgcatgttctccccacattCTGCACCTCAGGTACCATCACCACCTTTACCATCTGTGCCACCTTGTCGCTCACCACCACATTCTTTGCCTCAGGTGCCACCTCCTTACCAGTCACTATCGCTCTCTGAAAATACATCTCAACAAATTTCCACGAgccttccaaaaatgaaaaacacttctGAACTCTTCAAGCTACTTACAGAGTTGGTCAATGTGGAACAGAACCAATACCTTGTACTG ctgcAGATCTTCATATCCTTACATTGCTCGAACATGTGA